A genomic window from Malassezia vespertilionis chromosome 6, complete sequence includes:
- a CDS encoding uncharacterized protein (BUSCO:EOG09264DY4; EggNog:ENOG503P7N0; COG:S) — protein MEDAESAARKHLILTELFGVNPRVIVDNLVVSANEHLYVLGSQLEETVRGMLGDAEDAERKAEQGVHAITTLLEHSIDHAMDTFELFCLRSIFVITPEQSRLITMAHHRGLDLRASDLPPAGNAPLLKNDEEVPQIVPPAEDMLRRKIAGVRILLCHLQKQARATQHRLAQAERASKVRLERAELMRSAYAFIVQGARSIASDDVRNADVDALMQAMVALATKVRSDTDSMMEALEILRDNKPLSCTLLPLDTQEPARDEEPMLGDQRQWEKGRDEYLNWEASRIIASMKQSTNAPQ, from the exons ATGGAGGACGCGGaaagtgctgcgcgcaagcatctGATACTTACCGAGCTGTTTGGCGTGAATCCACGTGTGATTGTGGACAATCTCGTGGTATCTGCAAATGAGCACCTGTATGTGCTTGGCTCGCAGCTAGAAGAGACCGTGCGTGGCATGCTTGGCGACGCAGAAGACGCCGAGCGGAAAGCGGAGCAG GGTGTGCATGCAATTACGACATTGCTGGAGCATTCTATAGATCATGCCATGGACACTTTTGAGTTGTTCTGTTTGCGCTCTATATTTGTCATCACCCCAGAGCAGTCTCGGCTTATTACCATGGCGCACCACCGCGGCCTTGATTTGCGGGCGAGCGATTTGCCACCCGCCGGtaatgcgccgcttttaAAGAATGACGAAGAGGTGCCACAGATTGTGCCTCCTGCTGAAGacatgctgcggcgcaagatTGCAGGCGTACGTATTCTGCTATGCCACTTACAAAAACAGGCGCGCGCTACACAGCACCGACTCGCCCAAGCGGAGCGCGCTTCGAAAGTGCGACTGGAACGCGCCGAGCTAATGCGTTCTGCATACGCATTTATCGTGCAAGGCGCACGGTCCATTGCATCGGACGATGTGCGAAATGCGGACGTCGATGCTCTCATGCAGGCCATGGTTGCACTCGCGACAAAAgtgcgcagcgacacgGATAGCATGATGGAAGCACTCGAGATTTTGCGCGACAATAAGCCATTAAGCTGCACATTGCTCCCTCTGGATACACAGGAGCCTGCGCGGGACGAGGAGCCGATGCTGGGCGACCAGCGGCAATGGGAAAAGGGACGCGATGAGTATCTGAACTGGGAAGCGAGCCGCATCATTGCCAGTATGAAACAGTCCACAAATGCGCCCCAGTAA
- the PRE1 gene encoding proteasome endopeptidase complex (BUSCO:EOG09263WSS; COG:O; MEROPS:MER0002676; EggNog:ENOG503NX90) — MEALFGITGKGYTIVASDKNAARSIVKMKTTEEKQRVLGNNLVMTYAGEAGDTVQFTEFVERNMRLYSIRNNISLRPRAAAAWIRKQLAESIRSRRPYQVSLLLGGFDTPSGEPELFWMDYLGTLVKVPYAAQGYAAYLTLSTMDRYHRPDMNIDEGLDLLRRCIDELKKRFIIDVGQFTVHVIDDDGTRVVAL, encoded by the exons ATGGAAGCACTGTTCGGCATCACAGGCAAAGGGTACACCATTGTTGCTTCGGATAAAAATGCGGCACGATCGATCGTGAAGATGAAGACGACCGAGGAAAAGCAGCGTGTGCTAGGCAACAACCTCGTCATGACATACGCGGGTGAAGCTG GCGACACGGTCCAATTTACTGAGTTTGTTGAACGCAATATGCGTTTGTACTCTATTCG CAACAACATCAGCCTGCGTCCCAGggcagctgcagcatggatccgcaagcagcttgcggagTCGATCCGATCGCGTCGCCCGTACCAGGTCAGCCTTCTTCTTGGCGGGTTCGACACGCCATCAGGCGAGCCGGAGCTATTCTGGATGGACTATCTCGGCACACTTGTCAAGGTCCCTTATGCCGCGCAAGGGTACGCTGCGTACCTTACGCTCTCGACGATGGACCGCTACCACCGCCCTGACATGAATATCGACGAGGGCCTCGATCTCCTGCGACGGTgcatcgacgagctcaAAAAGCGCTTCATTATAGACGTTGGTCAGTTCACCGTGCATGTCATCGATGACGATGGCACGCGCGTGGTTGCGCTGTAA
- the RET2 gene encoding coatomer subunit delta (EggNog:ENOG503NUZ9; COG:U; BUSCO:EOG09264V3H), translating into MVLLAASITTRGGKPVISRQFREMAGSRIESLLASFPKLINSGSQHTFVETDSVRYVYQPLEDLYMILITTKNSNILQDIDTLHLLARAVSDQCHSLDEHSVLLNAFEILEAFDEIVALGYRENVTLSQVRTMLEMDSHEERIHEIIERNKELEAKEELKRRARQLEMQRRDAARRQHVGMGNDMYQQAKSYDTPTSAPVHSMPEAQNYTVPAPLKGKGMLLAKKPKGAGLLGSMQKDLGAKKVSDRRVPSVSLEAAQVNSPVVPQSPLEPIVIQEPVAQSSLGLEGMSLTTKKNALHETSVVGPAAPSEQHAQPSLLDFDPAMDSGAEVHSVIKEKTALPALPKEESLFTSAAQDDAFSSTNATYTAHEVQLEDNAWDEELVQPEMAGMAEPLVSETEPAQTLEQAYPLEGMHETLEQETPAFETEEQLEQYNPEPTDVSEGQAYAHEASALQAPDSEASESMQDTAALTPGLASVPAMQAHKDPLLPTEPTPASPTVPSMPPSVPHTSEPSAVTENVQLVLKERVSMTGNRDGGLDSLEIKGDLLLKITDPEVARLSLNVVAQDQFGGAEVQYRTHPHVDKAAWGAERKIALRDPRRPFPLHQQVGVLRWRVVSNDETKMPLSITVWISPMNDGAAEVNVEYELEALDLTLTDVTFAVPIPAGSIPEVQAPDEGMFEFDAANARVLWRLDSISAANPSANVELAVQSGGDDADAFFPVSIDFTGSRVLSGLQMAGVVAAETGAPIPFAARHQLAAENYLVR; encoded by the exons ATG GTGCTTCTGGCAGCTTCGATAACGACGCGCGGCGGGAAAC CCGTTATTTCCCGCCAGTTCCGTGAGATGGCCGGAAGCCGGATCGAGTCGCTGCTTGCCTCGTTCCCGAAACTGATCAACTCAGGATCACAGCATACATTTGTGGAGACAGATTCTGTGCGATACGTCTACCAGCCATTGGAAGATTTGTATATGATCCTGATCACGACCAAAAACTCCAACATTTTGCAGGATATCGACACGCTCCATCTCCTAGCTCGCGCCGTGAGTGACCAGTGCCACTCATTGGATGAGCATAGTGTTTTGTTGAATGCATTCGAGATTTTGGAGGCATTTGACGAAATCGTGGCGCTTGGTTACCGCGAGAATGTGACTCTTTCGCAGGTGCGCACGATGCTGGAAATGGACAGTCATGAAGAGCGCATCCACGAGATCATCGAGCGGAACAAAGAGCTCGAGGCGAAAGAGGAGCTtaagcgccgcgcgcgccagctgGAAATGCAACGTCGTGACGCGGCACGTCGTCAACACGTCGGCATGGGAAACGACATGTATCAGCAGGCCAAGTCGTACGATACGCCTACGTCGGCGCCCGTGCATAGTATGCCAGAGGCGCAGAATTACACTGtccctgcgccgctcaagGGCAAGGGCATGTTGCTTGCCAAGAAGCCCAAGGGTGCTGGGTTGCTTGGCTCGATGCAAAAAGACCTTGGTGCAAAGAAGGTATCGGACCGTCGCGTTCCGTCTGTGAGCCTCGAGGCTGCGCAGGTGAACAGCCCTGTCGTTCCACAGTCGCCTTTGGAGCCTATCGTTATACAGGAGCCAGTCGCGCAGTCGTCGCTGGGCTTGGAAGGCATGTCCCTCACTACGAAGAAAAATGCTTTGCATGAAACGAGCGTCGTAGGGCCGGCAGCACCGAGTGAGCAACATGCACAGCCATCGCTGCTGGATTTCGATCCCGCTATGGATAGCGGCGCTGAGGTGCACAGCGTTATTAAAGAAAAAACTGCACTGCCCGCGCTTCCCAAGGAAGAGTCGCTATTCACgtccgctgcgcaagacgatGCGTTTAGCTCTACTAATGCGACATACACAGCGCATGAGGTGCAGTTGGAAGACAATGCGTGGGACGAGGAACTCGTACAGCCTGAAATGGCGGGTATGGCAGAGCCATTGGTATCGGAAACGGAGCCTGCGCAAACGTTGGAGCAAGCGTACCCATTGGAAGGGATGCATGAGACACTCGAGCAGGAAACGCCTGCATTTGAAACGGAGGAGCAGTTGGAACAGTACAATCCTGAGCCAACGGACGTTTCTGAAGGACAAGCATACGCCCATGAAGCCAGTGCATTGCAAGCACCAGATTCAGAAGCATCCGAGTCCATGCAAGACACTGCGGCGCTTACGCCCGGCCTGGCATCTGTTCCTgcaatgcaagcgcatAAAGATCCACTTTTGCCGACAGAACCTACGCCTGCATCTCCTACAGTGCCTTCCATGCCCCCTTCCGTCCCGCATACCTCTGAGCCCAGTGCTGTTACAGAGAATGTGCAACTCGTACTCAAAGAGCGTGTCTCCATGACGGGCAACCGCGACGGCGGCTTGGACTCGTTGGAAATCAAAGGCGATCTACTGCTCAAAATCACTGATCCAgaagtcgcgcgcctctCGCTCAACGTCGTAGCACAGGACCAATTCGGTGGCGCAGAAGTGCAGTACCGCACACACCCCCATGTTGACAAAGCAGCGTGGGGAGCAGAACGCAAAATTGCGTTGCGCGATCCACGACGGCCGTTCCCGCTGCATCAACAAGTCGGTGTGCTTCGCTGGCGTGTAGTGTCCAACGATGAGACAAAAATGCCCCTTTCTATTACCGTGTGGATTAGCCCAATGAACGACGGTGCCGCCGAGGTGAATGTCGAGTacgagctcgaggcgctcgatcTGACTCTGACCGACGTCACCTTCGCCGTGCCGATCCCTGCAGGCAGCATCCCCGAAGTGCAAGCACCGGATGAGGGCATGTTCGAGTTCGATGCAGCAAACGCTCGTGTCCTCTGGCGCTTGGACAGTatcagcgccgcaaacCCCTCGGCAAACGTGGAGCTTGCCGTGCAAAGCGGGGGCGATGATGCGGACGCATTTTTCCCCGTCTCGATCGATTTCACCGGCTCGCGCGTCCTGTCCGGCCTGCAAATGGCCGGTGTGGTCGCCGCGGAAACGGGCGCACCGATTCCtttcgccgcgcggcaccaGCTTGCAGCGGAGAATTACCTTGTCCGCTAA